TGAGGCGCCCGGCCCTGGGGGTCGTCCGGGGCCGGCTCCGCCGACTGCTGCCGCCGGTGTGGCTGCTGGGCGTCGTCGGCGTGACGGCGATGGTGGTCCAGGGATGGGGACCGGACGCGGACGGGCATCCCGCCTGGTGGTGGTTCCACCTCACCTTCTGGATCCTCCCGATCAGCGACCCGCCCTACGCCGAGGGCCTGCCCGCGGTCCAGGGCCTCGTCGGCGCCGACTGGGCCGGGGAACTCGCCGGACCTCTCTGGTACGTCCGCGCCTACCTCTGGTACGTCGTCCTCTCCCCGCTGCTGCTCCGCGCGCTGCGGGCGGTACCGGCGGTGACGGTCCTCGCGCCGATCGCGCTGGCCGGGGTCTTCGAGCTGGGCCTGCTCCAGCTGCCGGGCGAGCGGTTCGCGTCGGGGCTGACGGACTTCAGCACGTTCGGCGCCTGCTGGATCCTCGGCATGGCCCACCAGGAGGGCATCCTCGCGCGCCTCCCGCGCTATCTCGTCCCCTCCGTGGCCCCGGCGGTCGCCCTGGTCGGCCTCTGGTACGCCCTGAACCACGACTTCGGCACCGGCAACGACCTGGACAGCATGCCGTTCGCCCAGGCGCTCTGGTCCGTCGGCACGGTGGCGCTGCTGCTGCACATCAGCCCGTCGTGGCAGGAGTGGCCGGACCGGCTGCGCCGCTGGGACGGGCTGATCACCCTCCTCAACGCCCGTGCGGTGACGATCTATCTCTGGCACAACACCTGCATCCTGATCGCCGCGACCCAGTGGGACCGGCTGTGGGACGTGGTGTTCCTCGAACAGCACGTCCCGTGGCTGCTGGAGAGCGTCTGGCCCGTGCTGGTCGTGACCTGGCTGCTGATCGCCGTCTGTGTCGTCGCCTTCGGCTGGGCGGAGGATCTGGCGGCCCGGCGCAGGCCGCGGTGGTGGCCGGCCCGTCGTGTACTGACCCGGTAACCAACCGGGATACGCACTTGCGTACGACTGGCCGGGTGTTGGATGTTGGGCTCGCTTGAGGCAGGTGTTCCTCGCACTGCTCGCCTCGTCGGAGCGACTCAAGGAGTGACACCCGCCGATGACCCAGCCTCCCGGCCAGCCGCCGTACGACGGTTATGGAACCCAGCCGCCGCAGCAGCCGTACCCGGGGTCGTACCCGCCTCCGGGCCAGGTGCCCGGCCAGCCGCCGAACCCGTACGCGACGGCTCCGCAGCAGCCGTACGGGGCCGGCGGGCAGCCGCCGTACGGGGCGCCGGGGGTGCCGGGGGCACCGAACTACGGGCCCCAGTACGGCGGTTATCCGCCGCCGCCCCCGCCCTCCGGTGGTAGCGGTGGCAAAGTCGCGCTGATCATCGTGGCCGTCGTGGCGGCGCTCGCGGTGATCGGCGGGGGAGTCTTCCTCCTCACCGCCGACGGGGACGACGACACCACGGCCAAGCCCGAGCAGAGCGTCTCGGCCACGGAGACCGGCTCCGCGACCCCGACGGAGGAGGCCACCGGGGACGACACCACCGACGAGGGCACCGGAACGCCCGACGGCGGACTGGACGACGGCGGCGCGAGCACCGCGCCCGCCAGGGGCGTCGAGGGCCAGTGGCAGGACGACGAGGCCCGGACCCTGACCATCGGTGCCGAGCAGACCAGCGGTGACGGCAAGGGCCAGCACCCGCTCTCCTACATAGACATGGTCGGCGGCAAGGGCATCATGACCGGTGTCGGCGCCTACCGCGACGAGAACAACTTCCGTATGGCCCTGACCCCCATGGCCTCGAAGGACGTCAGCGACGAGGACGTCACCTTCGCCACGGTCCGCCGCTCCGGCGACGACGTGGTCATCACCTGGGAGGCCGGCGGCACGGACACGCTCAGCTATGTGGGCGAGTCGTCGAGCTGACGCGCTCCGGTACGTCGGTGGGGGGTGGGCCGGGTTTCGGCCCACCCCCACCGCTGTGTCCCTGTCTCCCGCTCGTCGCCGGTCCCACCGTGAGGGCCGGGGCAACCAAGCGGTGGGGCGGTGGCGACTGAGGGGGAGGGAAGGAGCGTCCACCATGAAGAGCGATGCCGCACACATCGACGAGTTCGCGGCCTGGATACAAGGCGTGATGCGGGCGCGCGGGTACGACATCGACAGCCCCCGGGGCGGTGGAAAGACCAAGCTCGCCGAGGACGCGGGGGTGCACCGGGCGGCCATCACCCGGTTGCTGCAGCGGCAGAGCATGCCCGATCTGGACACGATGCGCGGTCTGTCCCGGGCGCTCGGCGTCCCGGTGCGGGAGGTTCTGATCCGCTCGGGCAAGCTGACCGAGCAGGACCTGCCCTCCACCCCCACGCCACCCGGGACCGGCACGGCTCCCGGCGACCACACGCTCTCCGCCGAGCAGGCGGCCACCGCTCTCGGCATCCCGGAACACCTCCGGGCAGCCTTCGTCCAGATCACCGAACAGCTCAGACTCGGCGTCCCCCACGCCCCGGAAGCCGCCGCGGACGACCAGGCGGGCAACTGACCACCGCCGCCCGGGTGACCTGACGCGCACCTGCTCCCTGACGGCCCTCTGCCCCAGCCACCCCCGTCTCCGAAGCCCTCCCCGATCCAAGGCCGCGTGCGGCAGTCGCCGTACGCGGCCTTCGCGCGCTCAGCCCGGAACGCCGTTCGTGCTTGCGCACACTGTGCGCAATGCGTACGGTGTTCCGTGTCGCCGCGCAACGCACGGCGGCGGCCCCGCCCGCACACGTCCCGGAGGATCCGCCATGTCCCGGCCCACCGCCCCCGCCCGTACCCCCGCCCTCGACCTCGCCCACTGGCAGCGTCGCCTCGACACCCTCCGCGCCACCCACGACGTGCCCGGCGCGAGCCTCGCCTTCGTCGTCGACGGCGAGGTCCACGAACTCGCGAGCGGGGTGCTCAGCCGCGCGACCGGCGTGGAGGCCACCACCGACTCCGTCTTCCAGCTCGGCTCGATCGCGAAGGTCTACACCGCCGCCCTCGTCATGCAGCTGGTGGAGTCCGGCGAACTCGACCTGGACGTCCCGGTGGTGCAGGTGCTGCCGGAGTTCGCGACCGTCGACCCGGCCGCCACCGAGGTCATCACGCCCCGCATGCTGCTCTCCCACACCAGCGGTCTGACCTGCGACTTCCACATCGACACCGGGCGCGGCGACGACGCGATCGCCCGTTACGTCGAGGCCGCGAAGGGCGTGGCGATGGACTGCCCGCCGGGTACGGCGGTGTCGTACAGCGGCATCGGATACGTCGTCCTCGGCCGGATCGTCGAGGTGCTGACCGGGCTCACCTGGGACCAGGCGCTCAAGGAGCGGGTGTTCGCGCCGCTCGGGCTGGCGCACTCCATGACCCTGCCCGAGGAGGCGCTGCCGTTCCGCGTGGCGATGGGACACCTCGCGGGGGAGGACGGGGCGCAGACCCCGGCCCCGGTCTGGGACCTGATGCCGCGCGCGGCCGGACCGGGCGCCCGGGTGCTCGCCACCGCCGGGGACGTCGTCCGGTACGCCAAGGCCCACCTCGACGGGGGCGCCGGCATCCTCCGCCCCGAGACGGTGACGGCCATGCAGGCCCGCGAGACCGACGTCCCGGACAAGTGGACGGTCAGCGCCGACGGCTGGGGCCTCGGCTGGACGCTGTACGACTGGGACGGCGTGCCGGGCTACGGCCACGACGGCGCCGCGACCGGCCAGTACGCCTTCCTCCGCGTGGTGCCCACCGAGGGCGTCGCCGTCGCGCTGCTCACCAACGGCGGCTCCTCCCGCCTCCTCTACGCCGACCTGCTGCGCGAGTTGCTGGCGGAGCTGGCCGGAATCACGCTGCCCGCCCCGTTCGCCCCGCCCGCCGAGCCGCCCACCGTCGACATCACGCCCTGGACCGGTACGTACAAGAGGGAGGGAGTCGTCATCACGATCGGCGAGAGGAACGGCACACCGCACCTCACGTACGCCTTCGTGGACGGCATGGTCGGTTACTCGCCGGACCTGGAGATGGAACTCGTGCCCTTGTCGGACACGGTGTTCGCCGGGGCGGGCGGCGGTGCCTCGTTCGCGGAGGACTGGATGCCTGTGGTCTTCGCCACGCTCAGCGACGGCACCCGGTGCGCCTACATTGGCATGAGGGCCGCGCCGAAAGTGGCGTGACCACCGGGTATCCGCCAGGTGTCCACCCGGTATGACGCCCTGCTCACCGATTCCTCACCGGCCGGTCCGCCCGCACGTGAGAGCAAAGTTCCTTTCCGGTCACCCGGTGCCACAGGCAGGAAACGCGCTCTCCCTACCTTCGGGACTCATCACCCCTCATCACCGCATCGCGACACCGGAGCCCGGAGAACGTGGAGGCGTCATGACAGCCCCGAGCACTGCCCCCGCATCGAGCAGGGGAGGCCGCTGGATTCAGCACTGGGACCCTGAGAACGAAGCCTTCTGGAACGAGACAGGCGAGAAGGTCGCCCGCCGCAACCTCTTCTTCTCGGTGCTCTCGGAGCACATCGGCTTCTCCATCTGGACCGTCTGGTCGGTGATGGTGCTCTTCATGGGCCCCGAGTACGGGCTCACCCCGGCCGACAAGTTCTTCCTCGTCTCGATGGCCACGCTGGTCGGCGCCATCGTCCGCATCCCGTACACCTTCGCGGTGGCGATCTTCGGCGGACGCAACTGGACGGTCGTCTCCGCGAGCCTGCTGCTGATCCCGACCATCGCGGCCTTCGTCGTGATGGAGCCGGGGACCTCGTTCAACACATTCCTGATCTGCGCGATGCTCGCCGGCATCGGCGGCGGCAACTTCGCCTCCTCCATGACGAACATCAACGCCTTCTTCCCGCTGCGTAAGAAGGGCTGGGCGCTCGGTCTCAACGCGGGCGGCGGCAACATCGGCGTCCCGGTCGTGCAGCTCATCGGTCTCGCCGTCATCGGCGCCTCCGGAGGCCCCCGCGTCCTGCTCGGGATCTACATCCCCTTCATCGTCATCGCCGCGGTCCTCGCCGCCGTCTACATGGACAACATCGCGTCCGTGAAGAACGACACCGGTGCCGCGAAGGACGCCGTGAAGGAGGCCCACACCTGGATCATGTCCTTCCTCTACATCGGCACCTTCGGCTCCTTCATCGGCTACAGCTTCGCCTTCGGCCTCGTCCTGCAGACCCAGTTCGGCCGTACGCCCCTGGAGTCCGCCTACGTCACCTTCATCGGCCCGCTGCTCGGCTCGCTGATCCGGCCCCTCGGCGGCGCGCTCGCCGACAAGTACGGCGGCGCCAAGATCACCCTGTGGAACTACGTCGGCATGGCCGCCGCCACCGGAATCATCGTCATCGCCTCCATGCAGAAGTCGCTGCCGCTCTTCACCACCGCGTTCATCGCGCTCTTCGTCCTCACCGGACTCGGCAACGGCTCCACCTTCAAGATGATCCCGGGCATCTTCCAGGCCAAGGCCCTCGCCAAGGGCCTGGAGGGCGAGGAGGCCGCGGCCTACGGACGCCGTCTCTCCGGTGCCTCCATGGGCATCATCGGCGCGGTGGGCGCCCTCGGCGGCCTCGGCATCAACCTGGCCTTCCGGCAGTCCTTCCTCTCCGTGGGCTCCGGCACCGGCGCCTTCATCGCCTTCCTCGCCTTCTACGGGCTCTGCTTCGCGGTGACCTGGGCCGTATACCTTCGCCGCTCGGCCTCGAACGCCTCTACGACGACGGCCGCGACGGAGGCGAAGCCGCAGCTCAGCTACGCCGAGGTGTGACATCGCCCATGCCGTGACACGTGCGACGTAACACCAGCGACATCAAGCCGAACCGAGCCTGTCACGCGCCGTTGACAGGCTCGTTCGGCATGTGGGCGCACCAATCGGTGCACCCGCACAGAGCTTCGACTGAGTGCAACGACTCGACTGCGGGACGAGAGCCATGTACGACGAACAGCAGCGACCCGAGCGATCAGATCGAGCCGATCGACCAGACAGGACGGTTCTGATGGATCGGATGGACCGGACAGATCGAACGGACCGGACTGACCGCACCGACCGAGCGGACCGGGTGGCGCAGACCGAACACGGGCCGCTCGCCGGCTTCACCGTGGGCGTCACCGCCGCCCGCCGGGCCGACGAGCTCGGGGCGCTGCTCCAGCGCCGCGGCGCCGCGGTCCTGCACGCCCCCGCGCTGCGCATCGTGCCGCTCGCCGACGACAGCGAACTGCTCGCCGCGACCAAGGGCCTGCTCGACCAGGCGCCCGACATCGTGGTGGCGACGACGGCCATCGGCTTCCGCGGCTGGGTCGAGGCGGCGGACGGCTGGGGCCTCGGCGAGGCCCTGCTCGACCGGCTGCGGGGTGTCGAGGTCCTGGCCCGCGGACCGAAGGTGAAGGGCGCGATCCGCGCCGCCGGTCTCACGGAGGAGTGGTCCCCCTCCTCGGAGTCCATGGCCGAGGTGCTCGACCGTCTGCTGGAGCAGGGGGTCGAGGGCCGCCGCATCGCCGTCCAGCTCCACGGCGAACCGCTTCCCGGCTTCGTGGAGTCCCTGCGCGCCGGGGGAGCGGAGGTGGTCGGCGTCCCCGTCTACCGCTGGATGCCGCCCGAGGACATCACCCCCGTGGACCGCCTCCTCGATGCGACGGTCGGCCGCGGCGTCGACGCCCTCACCTTCACCAGCGCTCCCGCGGCGGCGTCCCTGCTCTCCCGCGCCGAGGACCGGGGCCTGCTCCCGGAGTTGCTCAACGCGCTGAACCACGACGTCCTGCCCGCCTGTGTGGGCCCGGTGACCGCCCTGCCGCTCCAGGCGCACGGCGTGGACACGGTCCAGCCCGAACGCTTCCGCCTCGGCCCCCTCGTCCAACTCCTGTGCCAGGAACTCCCCGGCCGCGCCCGCACGCTGCCCGTCGCCGGCCACCATGTGGAGATCCGCGGCCACGCGGTCCTCGTCGACGGGGCCCTGCGCCCCGTGCCCCCGGCCGGCATGTCCCTGCTCCGCGCGCTCTGTCGCAGGCCCGGCTGGGTCGTCCCCCGCTCCGACCTCCTGCGCGCCCTCCCCGGCGCGGGCCGCGACGAACACGCCGTGGAGACGGCGATGGCCCGCCTCCGCACGGCCCTCGGCACCCCGAAACTCATCCAGACCGTGGTCAAGCGCGGCTACCGCCTTGCCCTGGACCCGGCGGCGGACGCGAAGTACGACGCGTGAGGAGTCGCCCGCGGCCCTGAGGGCCGAAGGCCCGAAAGGGGCGCGGGGAACTGCGCGACCAGCCCCCACCGGACGGACGGCTGGGGGTCGAAGGGGCGCAGCCCCTTCAGGACGGGACGGGAAGGGGCGGCGGGGGCGACCCGACCCGCCCGAGCACCGCAGGTTCCCCTCACCGGGTGCGCCCAGGCACTGTAAGGGGTACGTACCTCTCAAACGCACCCCTGCCGGCCGGCAACCCAAGGGCGGTGACAGGCGCATGGCACATCCCCAACCCCCTCGCTTCGACTGCGGCCACCTCTGCCTGGACTTCCTCACCACCACCCACCCCGAGGAACAACTCGACTCCCCGACCGGCCTGCGCACCTGGATCACCGCCGCCCACCTGGTCCCCGAGGGCACGCCCCTCGACCACGTCACCCCCCACTGGCTCGTCGGCTTCAGAGAACTGCGCGGCCACATCGCCCGGTTGGTGCGCACCGTCCCCGACCGCGCCCCGGACCCCCGCGCCTTCGACCTCTCCCTGGCGAGGGTCAACGACCTGGCCCGCGCGGCGACTCCGGTCCTCCGCGCCGTCCGCGGCGCCGACGGCACCCTCACCCGCGCACTCGACCGCACCCCCGACTGCGCAGCCCTGCTCGCCCTGCTCGCCCGCGACACCGTGGAGCTGCTCACCGACCCCGACGCCTGCGCGAGCCTGCGCCAGTGCGCCGGCGACAACTGCCCCGTCGTGTACGTCGACACCTCCCGCGGCCGGCGGCGCCGCTGGTGCTCCAGCGAGATCTGCGGCAACCGCGAACGCGTGGCCCGACACCGCCGCCGGGCCGATCTGGCCCGCGCCCGCGCGTAGTTGGCACCGAAATGCCCACCCGCCTTACCCAGTCCGGAAGTTGGGCAAACCCCGGGTAGCCGTAAAGAAGCAGCAGTGCTGTTTTTCACATCGCGACGCGGGTGTCTTCACAATTCCCGTCCATGCGTGCCGGTTTAAGCGTGGATATGGGACCACTTGTCCCCCACCTGCCTCACTTTTCCCGCGTTGAATCGAGAAAGTTGTGGCTCAACTCTGAACACACAACTGGTTACCTACGTATCCCGATGTGAGCGACCGACTGGGGGAACCCCCGGACACCGGAGGTAGCCGTGCGCAAGGATTCCGCTGTGGCCGATGAACGCCCGCACAGGGCCCGACATCGCGCATCACAGCCCTCAGAGCCAGACGAGGAGCTGATGCGCGCGCTGTACCGCGAGCACGCTGGACCCTTGCTCGCGTACGTGCTGCGTCTGGTCGCGGGCGACCGCCAGCGTGCCGAGGACGTTGTGCAGGAAACTCTCATCAGGGCCTGGAAGAACGCCGGTCAGCTCAATCGAGCGACCGGATCGGTACGCCCCTGGCTGGTGACGGTCGCACGCCGCATCGTCATCGACGGCCACCGCAGCCGGCAGGCCCGGCCGCAGGAGGTCGACCCGTCGCCGCTGGAGGTCATCCCCGCGGAGGACGAGATCGACAAGGCGTTGTGGCTGATGACACTGTCGGACGCGCTGGACGACCTGACCCCTGCCCACAGGGAGGTCCTGGTCGAGACCTATTTCAAAGGGCGTACGGTCAATGAGGCGGCCGAGACGCTTGGCATCCCCAGTGGCACCGTCCGCTCCCGGGTGTTCTACGCCCTGCGGTCGATGAAGCTGGCTCTAGAGGAGCGCGGGGTGACGGCATGAGCAACATCTACGGGGGGTATGGACCGGGAATGCCCGGATCTGTGCAAGGAGCCCAAGGTTCCGGCGACAACATCCACGAGACCGTCGGCGCGTACGCCCTCGGGATACTGGACGACGCCGAGGCCACACAGTTCGAGATGCATCTCGCCACGTGCGAGTGGTGCGGACAACAGCTCGACGAGCTGGCCGGTATGGAACCGATGCTGGCCGCGCTCGCGGACCTGCCCGCCGCCCAGGGCACGCCCGCCATCGGCGAGTCGCTGTCCGCGAAACCGACCACGGGCCTCGCGGACCGCCTGGTCGTCGAGGTCGTCCAGCACCGCGCGAAGAAGAGCCGACGGAACTTCTTCATGCTGGCGGCCGGCGTGGCCCTGATCGTCGGCGGCCCGACGGCGGTGTTCGCGACGACGGGCGGCGGCGGGGACGAGGCGCCGAAGGAGGGCCAGACCTTCAGCGCGGCACAGGAGTCCTTCACGCACATGAAGGCGTCGGACAAGGTCTCCTCCACCGACGCGTCCACCCAGGTCAGCGCCACGGTCGGCATGGAGTCCAAGGCCTGGGGCACGCACGCGGTCCTGGAGTTGAAGAACGTCAAGGGTCCGGAGAAGTGCTCGCTGATCGCCGTCGGCAAGAACGGCGAGCGTGAGACGGTCACCTCCTGGTCCGTCCCGGAGTGGGGCTACGGCATCAAGAACGCCAAGACCGAGCAGGCGAGGAACCCGCTCTACGTCCACGGCGGCGCTGCCTTCACCCCCGACGAGATCGACCACTTCGAGGTTCTGACCTTCAGCGGCAAGAAGCTCGTCTCGGTCAAGGCGTAACCCGTCGAGGCGAAACGCCACTCCTCGCGGCAAGCAGCGGACGGACCCCGGTAGGGCACATAGCCTGGCGGGGTCCTTTTCGCGTACGGTGGACGGCTGCCCAGCACGTCAGAAGGGGGCCCGGGTGGCCGCTCAGGTTCAGCAGGAAACGCTCGACTCCGCTCACGACTCGGTACGTGAGAAGGAGATCGGCGTCGAACAGGAACATCTGGACCGGGTCTACCGGCGTCTCGAGGAGAAGATCCACGAGGCCGAGTTCCTGATGAACGACGCGGCCAAGCGCGGTCAGGTCGGCACCCCGGGCGCGCTCGCCGAGCGGGACGCCCAGGTCTTTCGGGCGGGCATCCACCTGAACCGCCTCAACAACGAGTTCGAGGACTTCCTCTTCGGCCGGATCGACCTGCTGCTCGGCAAGGACGGCAAGAAGGGCCCGGACGGCGCGTACACCGCCGTCGAACCGGCCGAGGGCGCGGTCCGCCCCGACCGGACCGCCGACATCGCCGAGACCCTCCACATCGGCCGCATCGGCGTCCTGGACTCCGACTACGCGCCGCTGGTCATCGACTGGCGGGCCCCGGCGGCCGCCCCCTTCTACCGCTCGACCCCGGTCGACCCCGGCCGGGTCGTCCGCCGCCGGGTCATCCGTTCCAAGGGCCGCAAGGTGCTCGGCGTCGAGGACGACCTGATGCGCCCCGAGCTGAAGGCCTCCCTCGACGGCCACGAGCTGCCCGTCATCGGCGACGGCGCCCTCATGGCCGCCCTCGGCCAGGCCCGCAGCCACACCATGCGCGACATCGTCGCCTCCATCCAGGCCGAACAGGACCTGGTGATCCGCGCCCCCGCCGCCTCGGTGACGTACGTCGAGGGCGGCCCCGGCACCGGCAAGACGGCCGTCGCCCTGCACCGTGCCGCCTACCTCCTCTACCAGGACCGGCGCCGGTACGCGGGCGGCATCCTGATCGTCTCCCCGACCCCGCTGCTGGTCGCCTACACCGAAGGCGTCCTGCCCTCCCTCGGCGAGGAGGGCCAGGTCGCCATCCGCGCCATCGGCTCCCTGGTCGACGGCGCCGAGGCCACGCTGTACGACTCCCCGGCCGTGGCCCGCGCCAAGGGCTCTCACCGCATGCTCAAGGTGTTGCGGAAGGCCGCCCGGGGCGCCCTGGAGTCGAGCGACGCGCCCACCCGCCTCCGGGTCGTCGCCTTCGGCCGGCGCCTCGAACTGGAGGCCCCCGAACTGGACCGCATCCGCCGCAACGCGCTCAGCGGCACGGCCCCGGTCAACCTGCTGCGCCCCCGGGCGCGCAAGCTGCTCCTGGACGCCCTGTGGTCCCGGTCGGGCGCGGCCGGCCGCCACACCGATCCGGAGCTGGCCGCCGAACTGCGCTCCTCCTTCGACGAGGACATCACGAGCGAGGACGCGTTCATCGCCTTCCTCGACGCCTGGTGGCCCGAACTGACCCCGCGCGGCGTGCTCGCCGCCATGGCGGACGAGCGCCGCCTCGGCCGCTGGGCCCGCCGCATCCTCAACCCGGGTGAGGTCCGCCGCGTCGCCCGCTCCCTGAAAAGGGACGGTCTGTCCGTGCACGACGTCGCCGTGCTCGACGAACTCCAGGCGATCCTCGGCCTCCCGGCCCGCCCCAGGAAGAAGCGCGAACTCGACCCGCTGGACCAGCTCACGGGCCTGGAGGAACTCATGCCCGTACGCGAGGAGACCCAGCGGGAACGGGCCGAGCGGCTGGCGCAGGAGCGCACCGAGTACGCGCACGTCATCGTCGACGAGGCGCAGGACCTGACGCCGATGCAGTGGCGGATGGTGGGCCGCCGCGGCCGCCACGCCACCTGGACGGTCGTGGGCGACCCCGCCCAGTCCTCCTGGTCCGACCCCGACGAGGCGGCCGAGGCCAGGGACGAGGCCCTGGGCACCCGCCCCCGCCGCCGCTTCACCCTCACCGTCAACTACCGCAACCCGGCCGAGATCGCCGAACTGGCGGCGAAGGTGCTGGCCCTGGCCATGCCGGGCTCCGAGTCCCCTTCGGCGGTCCGCTCCACCGGGGTGGAGCCCCGCTTCGTCACGGCCGCCCGAGACACCCTCGCCCGCACGGCCCGCGCGGAGGCCGCCCGCCTGCTGGACCTCGTCGACGGCACGGTGGGCGTGGTGGTCGCCATGAACCGCCGGGAGGAGGCCGCCCGCTGGCTGGCCGGCCTCGGTGACCGTGTGGTGGCCCTCGGCAGCCTGGAGGCGAAGGGCCTGGAGTACGACGCCACGGTGGTGGTCTCCCCGGCGGAGATCGCGGACGAGTCCCCGGCGGGGCTGCGCGTGCTGTACGTGGCCCTGACCCGGGCGACACAGCAGCTGACGGTCGTGTCGGCGGAGAGGGACGACCCCGACGCGAACGGAGTCCCCGACCTGTTGCGGGACTGACGCGAGGAGTCCACCGGACCGCACCGCCGGCGCACCCCCGACCCCCCGAGCTCCAAGGCGCCCCAAAAACAACTCCCGTACGGGAATGGCCTTACGGGATCTGTTTGTTAGCCTGGGTGTGGCACCGGCCCGATCCAAGCCCCCGGGCCCAACCTTCGTCGCTCAGAGCGACCACTTGCCGCGAGGCGAGCATGGCGGGTCGGTGCCACTGAACGTAGGAAGAGGTCCACGTCGAATGTGACGTGGACCTCTTCTTGTTGAGAACAAAACGTTCTCAACCCCGGACGGCTAACGCCTACCCGGCGGTAGGTGCGACGATCGGACGGCAAAACGCAGCAAACGCAGTAGCAGAAGTACGCGAAAGCAGAGGAAGTCGGCCATGGCAACGGCGCCCAGCGTCTCCTACTCGATGACGGTCCGGCTGGAGGTGCCCGCGAGCGGAACCGCGGTCTCCCAGCTCACCGGAGCCGTCGAGTCCCACGGAGGCTCGGTGACCGGCCTCGACGTGACCGCGTCCGGCCACGAGAAGCTCCGCATCGACGTCACCATCGCCGCCACCTCCACCGCGCACGCCGACGAGATCGTCGAGCAGCTGCGCCACATCGAGGGCGTGACGCTCGGCAAGGTCTCCGACCGTACGTTCCTGATGCACCTCGGCGGCAAGATCGAGATGGCGTCGAAGCACCCCATCCGCAACCGTGACGACCTCTCGATGATCTACACCCCCGGTGTGGCCCGCGTCTGCATGGCGATCGCCGAGAACCCCGAGGACGCCCGCCGCCTCACCATCAAGCGCAACTCCGTTGCGGTCGTGACGGACGGCTCCGCCGTGCTGGGCCTCGGCAACATCGGCCCCAAGGCCGCGCTGCCCGTCATGGAGGGCAAGGCGGCCCTCTTCAAGCGGTTCGCCGGCATCGACGCCTGGCCGATCTGCCTGGACACCCAGGACACCGACGCGATCGTCGAGATCGTCAAGGCCATCGCCCCCGGCTTCGCGGGCATCAACCTGGAGGACATCTCCGCGCCCCGCTGCTTCGAGATCGAGGCCCGCCTGCGCGAGGCCCTCGACATCCCCGTCTTCCACGACGACCAGCACGGCACCGCGATCGTCGTCCTCGCCGCCCTCACCAACGCACTTCGCGTCGCGGGCAAGGGGATAGGGGACATCCGCGTCGTCATGTCGGGCGCCGGCGCGGCCGGTACGGCCATCCTCA
The DNA window shown above is from Streptomyces akebiae and carries:
- a CDS encoding acyltransferase family protein yields the protein MSTLAHGSTPPDSSQPGSQAGSTAPGVPPQAGAGPQDGPARAPGRDRYFDLLRALALFRVVLYHLTGWAWLPLLFPSMGVMFALAGNLMARSLRRPALGVVRGRLRRLLPPVWLLGVVGVTAMVVQGWGPDADGHPAWWWFHLTFWILPISDPPYAEGLPAVQGLVGADWAGELAGPLWYVRAYLWYVVLSPLLLRALRAVPAVTVLAPIALAGVFELGLLQLPGERFASGLTDFSTFGACWILGMAHQEGILARLPRYLVPSVAPAVALVGLWYALNHDFGTGNDLDSMPFAQALWSVGTVALLLHISPSWQEWPDRLRRWDGLITLLNARAVTIYLWHNTCILIAATQWDRLWDVVFLEQHVPWLLESVWPVLVVTWLLIAVCVVAFGWAEDLAARRRPRWWPARRVLTR
- a CDS encoding sigma-70 family RNA polymerase sigma factor, with translation MRKDSAVADERPHRARHRASQPSEPDEELMRALYREHAGPLLAYVLRLVAGDRQRAEDVVQETLIRAWKNAGQLNRATGSVRPWLVTVARRIVIDGHRSRQARPQEVDPSPLEVIPAEDEIDKALWLMTLSDALDDLTPAHREVLVETYFKGRTVNEAAETLGIPSGTVRSRVFYALRSMKLALEERGVTA
- a CDS encoding uroporphyrinogen-III synthase, with the translated sequence MDRTDRTDRTDRTDRADRVAQTEHGPLAGFTVGVTAARRADELGALLQRRGAAVLHAPALRIVPLADDSELLAATKGLLDQAPDIVVATTAIGFRGWVEAADGWGLGEALLDRLRGVEVLARGPKVKGAIRAAGLTEEWSPSSESMAEVLDRLLEQGVEGRRIAVQLHGEPLPGFVESLRAGGAEVVGVPVYRWMPPEDITPVDRLLDATVGRGVDALTFTSAPAAASLLSRAEDRGLLPELLNALNHDVLPACVGPVTALPLQAHGVDTVQPERFRLGPLVQLLCQELPGRARTLPVAGHHVEIRGHAVLVDGALRPVPPAGMSLLRALCRRPGWVVPRSDLLRALPGAGRDEHAVETAMARLRTALGTPKLIQTVVKRGYRLALDPAADAKYDA
- a CDS encoding helix-turn-helix domain-containing protein yields the protein MKSDAAHIDEFAAWIQGVMRARGYDIDSPRGGGKTKLAEDAGVHRAAITRLLQRQSMPDLDTMRGLSRALGVPVREVLIRSGKLTEQDLPSTPTPPGTGTAPGDHTLSAEQAATALGIPEHLRAAFVQITEQLRLGVPHAPEAAADDQAGN
- a CDS encoding serine hydrolase domain-containing protein, coding for MSRPTAPARTPALDLAHWQRRLDTLRATHDVPGASLAFVVDGEVHELASGVLSRATGVEATTDSVFQLGSIAKVYTAALVMQLVESGELDLDVPVVQVLPEFATVDPAATEVITPRMLLSHTSGLTCDFHIDTGRGDDAIARYVEAAKGVAMDCPPGTAVSYSGIGYVVLGRIVEVLTGLTWDQALKERVFAPLGLAHSMTLPEEALPFRVAMGHLAGEDGAQTPAPVWDLMPRAAGPGARVLATAGDVVRYAKAHLDGGAGILRPETVTAMQARETDVPDKWTVSADGWGLGWTLYDWDGVPGYGHDGAATGQYAFLRVVPTEGVAVALLTNGGSSRLLYADLLRELLAELAGITLPAPFAPPAEPPTVDITPWTGTYKREGVVITIGERNGTPHLTYAFVDGMVGYSPDLEMELVPLSDTVFAGAGGGASFAEDWMPVVFATLSDGTRCAYIGMRAAPKVA
- a CDS encoding nitrate/nitrite transporter: MTAPSTAPASSRGGRWIQHWDPENEAFWNETGEKVARRNLFFSVLSEHIGFSIWTVWSVMVLFMGPEYGLTPADKFFLVSMATLVGAIVRIPYTFAVAIFGGRNWTVVSASLLLIPTIAAFVVMEPGTSFNTFLICAMLAGIGGGNFASSMTNINAFFPLRKKGWALGLNAGGGNIGVPVVQLIGLAVIGASGGPRVLLGIYIPFIVIAAVLAAVYMDNIASVKNDTGAAKDAVKEAHTWIMSFLYIGTFGSFIGYSFAFGLVLQTQFGRTPLESAYVTFIGPLLGSLIRPLGGALADKYGGAKITLWNYVGMAAATGIIVIASMQKSLPLFTTAFIALFVLTGLGNGSTFKMIPGIFQAKALAKGLEGEEAAAYGRRLSGASMGIIGAVGALGGLGINLAFRQSFLSVGSGTGAFIAFLAFYGLCFAVTWAVYLRRSASNASTTTAATEAKPQLSYAEV
- a CDS encoding CGNR zinc finger domain-containing protein; the protein is MAHPQPPRFDCGHLCLDFLTTTHPEEQLDSPTGLRTWITAAHLVPEGTPLDHVTPHWLVGFRELRGHIARLVRTVPDRAPDPRAFDLSLARVNDLARAATPVLRAVRGADGTLTRALDRTPDCAALLALLARDTVELLTDPDACASLRQCAGDNCPVVYVDTSRGRRRRWCSSEICGNRERVARHRRRADLARARA